From one Rhodovulum sp. ES.010 genomic stretch:
- the feoB gene encoding ferrous iron transport protein B — MSERRRVALAGQQNAGKSTLFNLLTGLTQHIANYPGVTVDKKSGRYVHGVRTFEVVDLPGCYSLTSYSPEERVARAFLLEEAPDAVVNVLDASNLRRGLPLTFQLLEMGVPVIVALNMMDVAEGRGLEIDLAALERRLCVPVVPVVGRKGQGAEALKEAIAAARDTRPATLNYGALEPAVEELQALLADQHALCDLSARWLAVKLLEADAEAENLLARRLDNPHPLLDRAHRLRTAHGGAERTADRIAAARDSLAADIVTGCITATRAGHVPMSERIDRVLLNRFLAPVFLVATVWAIYQLSIVQGYELTKVTWPLLAGFRNLAAGVLPDAGFLVDPQLRSLGLWMVDSANTLLNYVPIFLILFALIAILEDSGYMARIAFILDRILNRFGLHGQSTLPFILAGVFAGGCAVPGVMATKGIPDARARMATILTVPFMNCMAKIPLYTLLINIYFPETKGLMLFYLSTITVIAALLVAKLLTTSVLRGHETAPFVMELPNYHLPTLRGVAQRAFDRTWLYIKKVGTVVVAIAVVIYVLLQFPGVAAERQLAYQARAETAIAGFYDALEGNPHRAAVPDQAALVDLVNAYTAYRAARLNAGGREAAMAIDERFAETHPAFVPFVLRSREADAKRAGRALKDLANTRTTLRREMRQDKIESSFLGMIGRGLEPVTQFADFDWKINVALLASFAARESSVATLGVLFDQDDGQNRTLEDRMGAEQAAEGRTALSAVALMLFFALYPPCLATIIMVRVQTDSYRWMAFAIVFPTLLGLTVASAVFTAGSALALTGLQTMTAVYLLGLALLLLVALPKPWMRLPVRSPVAEDTP, encoded by the coding sequence ATGTCTGAGCGGCGCCGCGTCGCGCTGGCCGGTCAGCAGAATGCCGGCAAGTCGACGCTGTTCAATTTGCTGACCGGGCTCACGCAGCACATCGCAAACTATCCAGGGGTCACCGTCGACAAGAAGTCGGGTCGCTACGTCCACGGGGTTCGGACGTTTGAGGTGGTGGACCTGCCCGGTTGTTACTCGCTGACCTCCTATTCCCCGGAAGAGCGCGTGGCGCGCGCCTTTCTGCTGGAGGAGGCGCCTGACGCGGTCGTCAACGTGCTCGACGCCAGCAACCTGCGCCGGGGCCTGCCCTTGACCTTCCAGTTGCTCGAGATGGGCGTGCCGGTGATCGTGGCGCTGAACATGATGGACGTCGCCGAAGGCCGGGGGCTGGAGATCGACCTCGCCGCGCTGGAACGCCGGCTTTGCGTGCCAGTGGTCCCCGTTGTCGGGCGCAAGGGGCAGGGGGCCGAGGCGCTGAAAGAGGCCATCGCCGCGGCGCGTGACACCCGCCCCGCCACGCTGAACTACGGCGCGCTGGAGCCTGCAGTCGAGGAGTTGCAGGCCCTGTTGGCTGACCAGCACGCGCTGTGCGATCTCTCGGCGCGCTGGCTGGCCGTCAAGCTGCTGGAGGCGGATGCGGAGGCCGAGAATCTGCTGGCCCGGCGCCTCGACAACCCTCACCCGCTTCTCGACCGCGCCCATCGACTGCGCACGGCCCATGGCGGTGCGGAACGGACGGCCGATCGTATCGCCGCCGCGCGCGACAGTCTGGCCGCCGACATCGTGACTGGCTGCATCACCGCGACGCGGGCGGGCCATGTGCCGATGTCGGAGCGCATCGACCGGGTGCTGTTGAACCGCTTTCTCGCGCCGGTCTTCCTGGTTGCCACGGTCTGGGCGATCTACCAGCTTTCGATCGTGCAGGGCTATGAACTGACCAAGGTCACTTGGCCGCTCTTGGCGGGCTTTCGCAATCTCGCCGCGGGCGTGCTGCCCGATGCGGGCTTCCTGGTGGACCCGCAGTTGCGCTCGCTCGGGCTCTGGATGGTGGACTCCGCCAATACCCTGCTCAACTACGTGCCGATCTTTCTGATCCTCTTCGCGCTGATCGCGATCCTCGAAGATTCGGGCTACATGGCGCGGATCGCCTTCATTCTCGACCGCATCCTCAATCGGTTCGGACTGCACGGGCAGTCAACGCTGCCCTTCATCCTGGCGGGCGTCTTTGCGGGGGGCTGCGCCGTGCCGGGCGTGATGGCGACCAAGGGCATCCCCGATGCGCGCGCCCGGATGGCGACGATCCTGACCGTGCCCTTCATGAACTGCATGGCCAAGATTCCGCTCTACACGCTGCTCATCAACATCTACTTCCCCGAGACCAAGGGGTTGATGCTGTTCTACCTCTCTACGATCACGGTGATCGCGGCGCTTTTGGTGGCCAAGCTTCTGACCACTTCGGTGCTGCGCGGCCACGAGACCGCGCCTTTCGTGATGGAACTGCCGAACTACCACCTGCCGACGCTCCGGGGCGTGGCGCAGCGCGCCTTCGACCGGACATGGCTCTACATCAAGAAGGTCGGCACCGTAGTCGTGGCGATCGCCGTGGTGATTTACGTGCTTCTGCAATTCCCCGGCGTGGCCGCCGAGCGTCAGCTGGCCTACCAGGCGCGCGCCGAGACCGCCATCGCCGGCTTCTACGACGCGCTCGAGGGCAATCCGCACCGCGCCGCCGTGCCGGACCAGGCCGCGCTGGTCGACCTCGTGAACGCCTATACCGCCTACCGCGCGGCGCGGCTGAACGCCGGCGGGCGCGAGGCCGCCATGGCCATCGACGAGCGCTTCGCCGAGACCCATCCCGCCTTCGTGCCCTTTGTTCTGCGCTCCCGTGAAGCGGACGCGAAGAGGGCTGGCCGTGCCCTCAAGGACCTGGCCAACACCCGCACAACCCTTCGCCGCGAGATGCGTCAGGACAAAATCGAGTCGAGTTTCCTCGGCATGATTGGCCGCGGGCTCGAGCCGGTGACGCAGTTCGCCGATTTCGACTGGAAGATCAACGTGGCGCTACTGGCCTCGTTCGCTGCTCGGGAAAGCTCGGTCGCCACCCTGGGCGTGCTGTTCGACCAGGATGACGGGCAGAACCGCACGCTGGAGGACCGCATGGGTGCAGAGCAGGCTGCCGAAGGGCGCACCGCGCTCTCGGCTGTGGCGCTGATGCTGTTCTTCGCGCTCTATCCGCCCTGCCTCGCCACCATCATCATGGTCCGGGTTCAGACCGACAGCTACCGCTGGATGGCGTTTGCCATCGTGTTTCCGACGCTTCTGGGGCTGACGGTGGCAAGTGCGGTATTCACCGCAGGGTCGGCTCTGGCGCTTACCGGGCTGCAGACGATGACCGCGGTCTACCTGTTGGGGCTCGCGCTTCTACTGCTGGTTGCGCTGCCCAAGCCTTGGATGCGCCTGCCGGTACGATCGCCCGTGGCGGAGGATACACCATGA
- a CDS encoding YafY family protein: MSFSKASDLLRLAEMAASRHMGVALQDIEGEFGVDRRTAQRMTRALEDCFPNVETRTDEQRRKFWTLRGEDARIMLARGIRDSELAAVEMAIRRAEREGATTEVQALSSLRDRLLSLMPRPHARRAEADAEAMLEAHGFASRPGPRVRSDPAVLATVSQALKAPNMLTISYSGKGDNAPRERLVTPYGVLLGTRRYLVAQEAGGDGRMRHFRLDRIAAARLEPDSFRRDPDFDLETHAGRAFGSFHAEDEYGEVAWRFAPSAAGVARDFVFHPDQRMSGAPDGSLTVRFRASGWLEMAWHLYQWGDRVEVLEPDGLRQLVAGYRRGDFEALP; this comes from the coding sequence ATGTCGTTCTCGAAGGCCTCCGATCTGTTGCGTCTTGCCGAAATGGCCGCGTCCCGCCACATGGGCGTCGCGTTGCAGGACATCGAGGGGGAGTTCGGGGTCGATCGGCGCACCGCGCAGCGGATGACGCGGGCGCTGGAAGACTGCTTTCCGAACGTCGAGACCCGCACCGACGAGCAGCGCCGCAAGTTCTGGACGCTCCGGGGCGAGGATGCCCGGATCATGCTTGCCCGCGGAATCCGCGACAGCGAGCTTGCGGCGGTCGAAATGGCGATCCGCCGCGCCGAGCGCGAGGGGGCCACGACCGAGGTGCAGGCGCTGTCTTCGCTGCGCGATCGGCTGCTCTCGCTCATGCCGCGCCCGCATGCGCGGCGGGCCGAGGCCGATGCCGAGGCGATGCTTGAAGCTCATGGATTCGCCTCTCGGCCGGGTCCGCGTGTACGCAGCGACCCCGCGGTTCTCGCGACCGTCAGCCAGGCCCTGAAGGCGCCGAACATGCTGACGATCTCCTATTCGGGCAAGGGGGACAACGCGCCCCGCGAACGGCTCGTCACGCCCTATGGTGTGCTCCTGGGCACGCGCCGCTACCTGGTTGCGCAAGAGGCGGGCGGCGATGGCCGAATGCGGCACTTCCGGCTCGACCGGATCGCCGCGGCCCGGCTCGAGCCGGACTCCTTCCGGCGCGATCCGGATTTCGACCTGGAAACCCATGCGGGTCGTGCTTTCGGGTCGTTCCACGCGGAGGATGAATATGGCGAAGTGGCCTGGCGTTTCGCCCCCTCGGCGGCCGGCGTGGCGCGGGACTTCGTCTTCCATCCTGACCAACGGATGAGCGGCGCGCCCGACGGGTCGCTCACCGTGCGCTTCCGCGCTTCCGGCTGGCTTGAGATGGCCTGGCATCTCTACCAGTGGGGCGACCGGGTCGAGGTGCTGGAGCCCGACGGCCTTCGACAACTCGTCGCCGGATACCGGCGCGGCGATTTCGAGGCACTGCCATGA
- a CDS encoding DNA repair exonuclease, with amino-acid sequence MFRFLHSSDLHLGKPFGRFSGDLPALLREARYGALGRLAEAARQGGASAILLAGDTFDAETPAPATVRHALQAIAAADDLTWVMLPGNHDSLAALDLWRRVAADAPANLVVPTDAEPIVLGEAHVLPAPCTARRPGRDLTAAFDRATPEGSLRIGLAHGAVTEFSEEGNAALIPPERADRSGLVYLALGDWHGQTRIGARTWYSGTPEADSFKHDAQLAALLVEIAGPAAELKVAPVQTGVYRWASAAPDLRADDDVEARLAALLPPPAERRRTLLRFRPTGRLHLCGRTLLETAARAVADDFAWFERDLSGLAVQHDVTDLDQIDRAGALRRAAEALWAEAEAPDLTAEERAIAEAALARLYALASEVA; translated from the coding sequence ATGTTCCGGTTTCTACACAGTTCCGATCTTCATCTGGGCAAGCCGTTCGGTCGGTTTTCGGGCGATCTGCCGGCCCTGTTGCGCGAGGCGCGCTACGGGGCGCTGGGGCGCCTGGCCGAGGCGGCGCGCCAGGGCGGCGCAAGTGCGATCCTGCTGGCGGGCGACACCTTCGATGCCGAGACGCCGGCGCCCGCGACGGTGCGCCATGCGCTACAGGCCATCGCGGCCGCCGACGACCTGACCTGGGTCATGCTGCCCGGCAATCACGACTCGCTGGCCGCGCTCGACCTGTGGCGCCGTGTGGCGGCCGACGCGCCCGCTAACCTCGTCGTGCCGACGGACGCGGAGCCGATCGTGCTCGGCGAGGCCCATGTGCTGCCCGCGCCCTGTACCGCGCGCCGCCCGGGACGGGACCTGACGGCCGCGTTCGACCGGGCCACGCCGGAGGGAAGCCTGCGCATCGGGCTCGCGCACGGGGCGGTTACCGAGTTCAGCGAGGAGGGCAATGCCGCGCTGATCCCGCCCGAGCGCGCGGATCGGTCGGGGCTCGTGTATCTCGCGCTCGGCGACTGGCACGGCCAGACGCGGATCGGGGCGCGCACCTGGTATTCCGGGACGCCCGAGGCCGACAGCTTCAAGCATGACGCGCAGCTGGCCGCGCTGCTGGTGGAGATCGCCGGGCCAGCGGCCGAACTCAAGGTGGCGCCGGTTCAAACCGGGGTCTATCGCTGGGCCTCGGCCGCCCCAGATCTGCGGGCCGACGACGATGTCGAAGCGCGGCTGGCGGCCCTGCTGCCGCCCCCGGCGGAGCGGCGCCGAACGCTGCTGCGCTTCCGGCCAACGGGCCGTTTACACCTCTGCGGCCGCACTCTCCTCGAGACCGCGGCGCGCGCGGTCGCGGACGATTTCGCATGGTTCGAACGCGACCTCTCGGGGCTGGCGGTGCAACACGACGTTACCGATCTGGACCAGATCGACCGCGCGGGCGCGCTCCGCCGCGCGGCCGAGGCGCTCTGGGCCGAGGCGGAAGCGCCGGACCTGACTGCGGAAGAACGCGCCATCGCCGAGGCCGCTTTGGCCCGGCTCTACGCCTTGGCCTCGGAGGTGGCATGA
- a CDS encoding ATP-binding protein codes for MKLRVLALTNVRRFAAQTVRLEEIGDGITVFAAPNESGKSTFFDALHALFFQPHGSRAREVRSLQPHSGGAVTVAAEIDTEDGRFRLEKTWLSRKGARVFDAATGRLIAQDDEAEAWIGRVVAGGLGGPAGLLWVRQGAAGLEPSSGGAADKRAWQDALEARRGLMSTLAVEIDAMTGGRRMDHVLAACRAELSDLATATGRPRSGGPWKQAEEAAEGLRAECADLEAKVAELGAALAERRRAEDERARLDAPDECAAREAALSAARARMQAADDHAEKLYGAESVVRIAMLERDAAANGRAGLDALQDACAAAAEAGLETARQEAEAAEAHRAAREEDAQAAKAHATAETVVTGLRENLEAARKAAEARAAAGRLAEVQRRLDQAEAQARIRVEAEARLRGARVDDSTLSALEAVASEVERLRAQRDALAVTVMARYEGAMRVAVDGAELAEAQPVALHGTATLALPGIGSLTVDTGGRGADRQIAERLATAEADLQTNFDAAGVRRLSEARAAHAARVDAAGRLHMAEQVLASLAPRGLEALQAEVARLRLLADGGAEDVELDPEAQAESLKGALAAFEAAASAREAARARLGAAETRLAEARTANRLAETRRGEAEAARGSHEAHAARRARAAGKLAAAQARLDAAVEARDALAATAPDVETVCAELDRAEGAARATDERIKALSDRLLELDGLIRARAEDGVEERLADLRGRLQEAEARADRYGREAAALQRLETALEEARRAARDTYFEPLKRELLPLLTLIHDEADLTLDDASLLPAALTRDGQEETMEILSGGTAEQIAILSRLAFAKLFAKAGQSVPVILDDALVHSDDDRIERMFTALHRVAGDQQILVFTCRSRVFSRLGGQAAVFSAA; via the coding sequence ATGAAGCTGCGCGTGCTCGCCCTGACGAATGTTCGCCGCTTTGCCGCCCAGACCGTCCGGCTGGAGGAGATCGGTGACGGCATCACCGTCTTCGCCGCTCCGAACGAAAGCGGCAAGTCTACCTTCTTCGATGCGCTGCATGCGCTGTTCTTCCAGCCGCATGGCAGCCGCGCGCGCGAGGTCCGGTCGCTGCAGCCCCATTCTGGGGGTGCGGTCACGGTTGCTGCCGAGATCGATACGGAGGACGGGCGGTTCCGTCTGGAAAAGACCTGGCTTTCGCGCAAGGGGGCCCGGGTTTTCGACGCGGCGACGGGCCGGTTGATCGCCCAGGATGACGAGGCCGAGGCTTGGATCGGGCGCGTGGTTGCGGGCGGGCTCGGTGGCCCGGCGGGGCTGTTGTGGGTTCGGCAGGGGGCGGCGGGGCTGGAACCTTCCTCCGGCGGTGCGGCCGACAAGCGTGCATGGCAGGATGCTCTTGAGGCCCGGCGTGGCCTGATGTCGACCCTTGCCGTTGAGATCGACGCGATGACCGGCGGGCGGCGGATGGATCATGTGCTGGCCGCATGCCGGGCGGAACTCTCTGATCTTGCTACCGCGACCGGGCGGCCCAGGTCGGGCGGGCCGTGGAAACAGGCCGAGGAGGCCGCCGAGGGGCTGCGCGCCGAGTGCGCGGACCTTGAGGCGAAGGTGGCGGAGCTGGGCGCGGCGCTGGCCGAGCGGCGCCGGGCCGAGGACGAGCGCGCCCGGCTCGATGCCCCCGACGAATGCGCAGCGCGCGAGGCTGCCCTGAGTGCGGCCCGCGCGCGCATGCAGGCAGCCGACGACCATGCCGAAAAGCTGTATGGCGCCGAAAGCGTGGTGCGGATTGCCATGTTGGAACGGGATGCCGCCGCGAACGGACGGGCCGGTCTCGACGCGCTGCAGGACGCCTGTGCCGCGGCCGCTGAGGCCGGTTTGGAAACCGCGCGTCAGGAAGCCGAAGCGGCCGAGGCACACCGCGCCGCACGCGAGGAGGACGCGCAGGCGGCCAAGGCTCACGCGACAGCCGAAACCGTCGTGACCGGGCTGCGCGAGAACCTTGAGGCGGCACGCAAGGCCGCCGAGGCGCGGGCCGCTGCAGGGCGCCTGGCGGAGGTACAGAGGCGGCTGGACCAGGCCGAGGCGCAGGCGCGCATTCGGGTCGAGGCGGAGGCCCGCCTGCGCGGGGCCCGCGTGGACGATTCCACACTGAGCGCCTTGGAGGCGGTCGCGTCCGAAGTCGAGCGGTTGCGAGCGCAGCGCGACGCGCTCGCCGTGACCGTTATGGCGCGGTACGAGGGTGCGATGCGGGTCGCGGTCGATGGCGCAGAACTGGCCGAGGCTCAGCCAGTAGCCCTGCATGGGACCGCGACCCTGGCCCTGCCTGGCATCGGCAGTCTGACGGTAGATACCGGCGGGCGCGGGGCGGACCGGCAAATCGCCGAGCGGCTGGCGACCGCCGAGGCGGACTTGCAGACCAATTTCGATGCGGCGGGCGTGAGGCGGCTGTCCGAGGCGCGGGCCGCGCATGCCGCGCGGGTCGACGCCGCCGGCCGGCTTCACATGGCCGAACAGGTGCTTGCGAGCCTTGCACCTAGGGGGCTCGAAGCGCTTCAGGCCGAAGTGGCGCGGTTGCGCCTTTTGGCGGATGGGGGCGCGGAAGATGTCGAACTGGATCCCGAGGCGCAGGCCGAGTCCTTGAAGGGCGCCTTGGCCGCGTTCGAGGCGGCGGCCTCGGCACGCGAGGCGGCGCGCGCGCGGCTGGGTGCGGCGGAAACGCGGCTGGCAGAGGCCCGCACCGCCAATCGGCTTGCCGAGACCCGTCGGGGGGAGGCCGAGGCGGCGCGTGGTTCGCACGAGGCCCATGCCGCGCGCCGGGCCCGGGCTGCTGGCAAGCTCGCCGCCGCGCAGGCCCGGTTGGACGCAGCGGTCGAGGCGCGCGACGCCTTGGCGGCCACGGCGCCGGACGTTGAGACCGTGTGCGCGGAGCTCGACCGGGCAGAGGGGGCAGCCCGCGCGACGGACGAGCGCATCAAGGCCCTCTCCGACCGTCTGCTGGAGCTTGACGGGCTGATCCGGGCACGGGCCGAGGACGGCGTGGAGGAACGGCTGGCCGACCTGCGCGGCCGGCTGCAGGAGGCCGAGGCGCGGGCCGACCGCTACGGCCGCGAAGCGGCGGCGCTGCAGCGCCTCGAGACCGCGTTGGAGGAGGCCCGCCGGGCGGCCCGCGACACCTATTTCGAACCCTTGAAGCGCGAGCTCCTGCCCCTGCTGACGCTGATCCATGACGAGGCCGATCTCACGCTCGATGATGCGAGCCTCTTGCCGGCGGCCCTAACACGTGACGGGCAGGAGGAGACCATGGAAATCCTCAGCGGTGGCACCGCCGAGCAAATCGCGATCCTGAGCCGCCTGGCCTTTGCCAAGCTTTTCGCGAAGGCGGGCCAGAGTGTGCCCGTCATTCTCGACGATGCGCTGGTCCACTCCGACGACGACCGGATCGAGCGGATGTTCACCGCGTTACACCGTGTCGCTGGCGACCAGCAGATCCTTGTCTTTACCTGTCGGAGCCGGGTCTTTTCCCGTCTCGGCGGCCAGGCGGCGGTCTTCAGTGCCGCTTGA
- a CDS encoding IS3 family transposase (programmed frameshift), producing MKRTRYSEEQIIGILAEHEAGAKCADLCRKHGMSEGTFYNWKAKYGGMTVSEAKRLKALEDENAKLKKLLAEQMLDLAAMRELVFKKVVTPVVKREAVAHLKARFGLSERRACQIAGADRKTIRYRSQRAPDTELRGRLRELANERRRFGYRRLFVLLRREGEPSGINRIYRLYREEGLTVRKRRARRKAIGTRAPILVEARANARWSLDFVHDQFACGRRFRVLNIVDDVTRECLAAIPDTSISGRRVARELTALIERRGKPGMIVSDNGTELTSNAILKWCAENRIEWHYIAPGKPMQNGFVESFNGRMRDEFLNETLFRNLAHARDLIAAWVADYNTERPHSALGYQTPADYAQTLTTAIARPAARDESSARRAIAQPAPFGVNTNRAPVAAG from the exons ATGAAGCGAACGAGATACAGCGAAGAGCAGATTATCGGCATCCTGGCCGAGCATGAGGCCGGGGCGAAGTGTGCCGATCTGTGCCGCAAGCACGGCATGTCGGAGGGGACGTTCTACAACTGGAAAGCCAAATACGGCGGCATGACGGTGTCAGAGGCCAAACGGCTGAAGGCGCTCGAGGACGAGAACGCCAAGTTGAAGAAGCTGCTGGCGGAGCAGATGCTGGATCTGGCCGCGATGCGCGAGCTGGTTT TCAAAAAAGTGGTGACGCCCGTCGTGAAGCGCGAGGCGGTCGCGCATCTGAAGGCCCGGTTCGGGCTGTCGGAACGACGGGCGTGCCAGATTGCCGGCGCGGATCGGAAGACGATCCGCTACCGGTCGCAACGCGCACCCGACACGGAACTGCGCGGCCGATTGCGGGAGCTTGCCAACGAGCGTCGGCGGTTCGGCTACCGGCGGCTCTTCGTCCTGCTCCGGCGGGAGGGCGAGCCCTCGGGGATCAACCGTATCTACCGGCTTTACCGCGAGGAAGGGCTGACCGTCCGCAAGCGGCGCGCGCGGCGCAAGGCCATCGGCACCCGCGCCCCGATCCTGGTCGAGGCGCGCGCAAATGCCCGTTGGTCACTGGATTTCGTCCATGACCAGTTCGCGTGCGGGCGGCGGTTCCGGGTGCTGAACATCGTCGATGACGTCACGCGCGAATGCCTCGCCGCGATCCCGGACACGTCGATCTCCGGCCGGCGCGTCGCGCGGGAGCTGACGGCGCTGATCGAACGTCGCGGCAAGCCGGGAATGATCGTGTCGGACAACGGGACGGAACTGACCTCGAACGCGATCCTGAAGTGGTGCGCCGAGAACCGGATCGAATGGCACTACATCGCGCCGGGCAAGCCGATGCAGAATGGCTTTGTCGAGAGCTTCAACGGCCGGATGCGGGACGAGTTCTTGAACGAGACGCTGTTTCGTAACCTCGCCCATGCCCGCGACCTGATCGCCGCCTGGGTCGCCGACTACAACACCGAGCGCCCCCATTCGGCCTTGGGCTATCAGACCCCGGCTGACTACGCGCAGACCCTGACCACCGCAATCGCCCGACCCGCTGCGCGAGATGAGAGCTCCGCGCGTCGGGCGATTGCTCAACCCGCGCCATTTGGCGTAAACACCAACCGGGCTCCGGTCGCGGCTGGATGA